A window of Cellulomonas wangleii genomic DNA:
GGGCTGCGAGCCCTGCCCCCAGTGCGTGCGCACCGCGGCGACGCGCCCGGAGCACCCGGTGGGTGCAACCCACTGACCTGCGGATTCGTCCGTGACGCCGGGGCCTACGGGGGATAGCGTGGGGGTGTGGACGGTCGTCGCTCGCTCGGTCAGGTGCTTCTCGGTGTGCTCGTCGTGCTCGCCGGGGTGGTGCTCCTGCTCGAGCGCACCGGCGTGGTCGAGATCGACCTCGGCATGGTCGCCTCGACCCTGTGGCCGCTGCTGGTGGTGCTGGCCGGGCTGACCTCGCTGCTGCTGGTGCCGCGCGCGTGGTTCGGTCCCGTCGTCATCACGGCGGCCGGCGTGGTGCTGCTGCTGGACCGGCTGGACGTGCTCGACGTCGACGTGTGGGACTACCTGTGGCCGATCGCGGTGATCCTCGTCGGCCTGGGCATCACGTTCGGCGCCGCGTCGCGGGAGCAGCAGGACGACCGCATCACGGCTCTCGCCTTCTGGTGGGGCACGGAGCGGCGCAGCCGGTCCCCGCACTTCCGGTCCGCGAGCCTGACGGCGATCATGGGCGGCGTCGAGCTGGACCTGCGCGAGGCCGACATCCAGGGCACCGCGCGCATCGACGTGTTCACGTTCTGGGGCGGTGTGGAGATCAAGGTGCCCCGCACCTGGGAGGTCCGCACGTCGGGGCTGCCGCTGCTCGGCGGCTGGGAGAACAAGACGCAGCCACCCGTCGGCGGCGGGCCCGTGCTGGACGTGCGCATCGTGGCGATCATGGCCGGCGCCGAGGTGCGGCACGGCAAGAAGCAGGCCGAGCCGGTCGTCACCGACGCACCCGTCGTCTGACGGCACCGTCGTCCGACGGCACCGTCGTCCGACAGCCGCGGTCAGGCGCCGACGTACGTCACGGACTCCGCGAGCAGCGCGCGCCAGACGGCGGGGTCGTCCGACGTGACCGCGACCCACTCGCGCATCGGGGGCCGTCCCGTCGGGAAGGGCAGGCCCTCGCCCGACGTGACCAGCGCGGCCACCCGGTCGGCGGGGAGCTTGACCACGAGCCGGTCCTCGGGTGTGAAGGCGGCGATGCGGCCGTGGACGCGCAGCGTCGCGGTGCCGAAGTGGCGGCGGCCGTCCGCGGGCAGCACCACGCCCGGCAGGTCGGCGAGCTCCTGCGCGACCCGGTGCAGGCGTTCCTCCGCCGCGGCGTGGGCGGGCGTGTCACGGTCGGCCACGGGGCGATCGTAGGGCCGGGTCCCCGGGGTCCGCGCGGCGGTCGCGCGGCCGTTCCCGGGGTGCGGCCGGACGGCTAGAGGACCGGTGCCGACTGCCCGACGACGAGCGGTCCGCCGACCTCGTGGCCACCGCGCTCGTCGTGCGCGTACGAGTGCGCGACCCGGATGCCGGGGCGGCCCGCCGCGGACGCGTCGACGACCACCCGGGGGTGGGGGCGTGTCGCGTCGGCCGGGCTGGTCCAGGCGACCGCGGCAGCGGTGTACCCGCCGGACCGGGCAGCGTCCCGCGCCTGCGCGAGGCCCGCGTCGGAGTGCGGGAAGTCCAGCACCTCGACGTCGTACCCCTCGCGCACCAGCACGAACGGGGCGGACCCCGCGGCGTCGGCGACGGCCCGGTCCA
This region includes:
- a CDS encoding LiaF transmembrane domain-containing protein, which codes for MDGRRSLGQVLLGVLVVLAGVVLLLERTGVVEIDLGMVASTLWPLLVVLAGLTSLLLVPRAWFGPVVITAAGVVLLLDRLDVLDVDVWDYLWPIAVILVGLGITFGAASREQQDDRITALAFWWGTERRSRSPHFRSASLTAIMGGVELDLREADIQGTARIDVFTFWGGVEIKVPRTWEVRTSGLPLLGGWENKTQPPVGGGPVLDVRIVAIMAGAEVRHGKKQAEPVVTDAPVV
- a CDS encoding MmcQ/YjbR family DNA-binding protein, with protein sequence MADRDTPAHAAAEERLHRVAQELADLPGVVLPADGRRHFGTATLRVHGRIAAFTPEDRLVVKLPADRVAALVTSGEGLPFPTGRPPMREWVAVTSDDPAVWRALLAESVTYVGA